A region of the Burkholderia savannae genome:
CGACATCTTCAGCACCGCGGTGTTGCCGAGCGCGAGGCACGGCGCGGTCTTCCACGTCGCGGTCATGAACGGCACGTTCCACGGCGACACGAGCGCGCACACGCCCACCGGCTGATACAGCGTGTAGTTCAGCATCTGGTCGTCGACCGGATAGCTGCGCCCGTTCATCTGCGTGCACACTTCGGCGAAGAAGTGGAAATTCTCCGACGCGCGCGGGATCAGCTGCTTCTTCGTCTGCGAGATCGGCAGGCCGGTGTCCTGCGTCTCCAGCTCGGCGAGCGCGGGCACGTTGCGCTCGATCAGCTCGCCAAGCTTGCGCATCAGCTTCGCGCGCTCCTTCGCCGGTGTGTTCGCCCATTTCGGAAACGCGTCCTTCGCGGCGCGCACCGCCGCGTCGATTTCCTCCGCGCCGCCCGACGCGACCTCGGCGATCGGCTCGCCCGTCGCCGGGTTGAACGTCGTGAACGTCTCCCGGCTGTCGACTTCCCGGCCGCCGATCCAGTGCTTGATGCTCATGCGTCTCTCCTTGTGCGGCGGCGTCAGCCGGCGCGATAGTAATCCGCTTCGCCGACGATCGTGTTGACGAGCCGTCCGAGGCCCTCGATCTCGGTGATCACTTCGTCGCCCGGCTTCGTGTCGGCGAGCCCCTCGGGCGTGCCGGTCAGGATCAGGTCGCCGGGCGAGAGCGTCATGAATCCGCTGATGTATTCGATCAGCGACGCGACGTCGAAGATCATGTCGCGCGTGTTGCCGCGCTGCGTTTCGATGCCGTTGACCGTCGTGCGAAGCGCGAGACTCCCCGGATCGCCGATCTCGTCGCGGCTCACGAGCCACGGCCCGAGCGGCGTGCACGTGTCGCGGTTCTTCACGCGCAGGTTCGGTCGGTAATAATTCTCCAGATAGTCGCGGATCGCGTAATCGTTGCCGATCGTGTAGCCGAGCACGTAGTCCAGCGCGCGC
Encoded here:
- a CDS encoding fumarylacetoacetate hydrolase family protein; this translates as MKTARVVFNGALHAAEPLDEGLLRLDTGRVLAETDVSWLPPVAPRTTFALGLNYADHAKELAFKAPTEPLIFLKGPNTFVGHRARTVRPADATHMHYECELAVVIGREARRVTRARALDYVLGYTIGNDYAIRDYLENYYRPNLRVKNRDTCTPLGPWLVSRDEIGDPGSLALRTTVNGIETQRGNTRDMIFDVASLIEYISGFMTLSPGDLILTGTPEGLADTKPGDEVITEIEGLGRLVNTIVGEADYYRAG